One Azospirillum brasilense DNA window includes the following coding sequences:
- a CDS encoding c-type cytochrome produces MKAMKIGVGVAMGAAIAVAGVFLLSGPRAGADPTDAAQVAQGKVVYAEQCASCHGARLEGQPEWQSRKPDGRLPAPPHDASGHTWHHPDADLFKITKQGVVEFAPPGYESDMPAFGGVLSDAEIWAVLAFIKSSWPEEIRRRHASLSERAKK; encoded by the coding sequence ATGAAGGCGATGAAAATTGGCGTTGGCGTGGCCATGGGTGCAGCGATCGCGGTGGCTGGCGTCTTCCTGCTCTCTGGACCCAGGGCAGGCGCCGATCCAACCGACGCCGCCCAGGTTGCCCAGGGCAAGGTGGTCTACGCGGAGCAGTGCGCGTCGTGCCACGGCGCGCGGCTCGAGGGCCAGCCGGAGTGGCAAAGCCGCAAGCCGGACGGCCGTCTGCCCGCGCCGCCGCACGACGCCTCCGGGCACACGTGGCACCACCCCGACGCCGATCTCTTCAAAATCACCAAGCAAGGCGTCGTTGAGTTCGCCCCGCCCGGCTACGAAAGCGACATGCCCGCCTTCGGCGGCGTGCTGAGCGATGCCGAGATCTGGGCGGTCCTGGCCTTCATCAAGAGTTCCTGGCCCGAGGAGATCCGTCGTCGCCACGCCTCTCTGAGCGAACGCGCGAAGAAGTGA
- a CDS encoding WD40/YVTN/BNR-like repeat-containing protein, translating into MSAKKKLATMAAVLLVGIVVAGPVQAAETLKLNEVSHLHGIAVDPTDPSRLYLASHHGVWLTNPDGTATRVSDNRWDYMGFTPNPAQPDAFFASGHPEKGGNLGVLASTDGAKTWKQVSAGVNGPVDLHAMDVSPADPKVLYGHYGSVQISRDAGKTWEVTGKPPADMFDLAASSKDPNTVYGATRAGLIVSRDAGKTWQAANIVQRPATMVATTKDGAAYAYQVGTGLLKTTEPSLAWQPVSNGFGDAVLLHLAVDPTNPERLYAVTDKSAILTSQDGGKTWKPFRS; encoded by the coding sequence ATGAGCGCCAAGAAGAAACTCGCCACGATGGCTGCCGTCCTGCTGGTCGGTATCGTGGTCGCCGGGCCGGTCCAAGCGGCCGAGACCCTCAAGCTGAATGAGGTCTCACACCTCCACGGGATTGCCGTGGACCCCACAGACCCGTCGCGCCTGTATCTCGCCTCGCATCACGGTGTGTGGCTGACCAACCCCGACGGCACGGCCACACGGGTATCCGACAACCGTTGGGACTACATGGGGTTCACACCAAATCCGGCGCAGCCCGACGCCTTCTTCGCCAGCGGCCATCCGGAGAAGGGCGGGAACCTCGGCGTCCTCGCCTCGACCGATGGAGCGAAGACCTGGAAGCAGGTCTCGGCGGGTGTGAACGGGCCCGTGGACCTCCACGCGATGGACGTCAGCCCGGCCGACCCGAAGGTGCTGTACGGGCACTATGGCAGCGTCCAGATCAGCCGCGACGCCGGGAAGACCTGGGAGGTGACCGGCAAGCCGCCCGCCGACATGTTCGACCTGGCGGCGTCCTCGAAGGACCCCAACACCGTGTACGGCGCCACGCGCGCCGGACTGATCGTGAGCCGCGACGCGGGCAAGACCTGGCAGGCCGCCAACATCGTGCAGCGCCCGGCGACCATGGTCGCGACCACGAAGGACGGCGCCGCCTACGCCTACCAAGTCGGCACCGGCCTGCTCAAGACGACCGAGCCGAGCCTCGCGTGGCAACCGGTCAGCAACGGCTTCGGTGACGCGGTCCTGCTGCACCTTGCGGTCGACCCGACCAACCCCGAGCGGCTCTACGCCGTGACCGACAAGAGCGCCATCCTGACCAGCCAGGACGGCGGCAAGACCTGGAAACCGTTCCGGTCGTGA